CTCTCCAGTTCATATTTTTACCTCCTCATAGAACATAGTGATATGTTCGCCTATCCTTTTTATACGTTTGCATTAGCCGGATTAAATCACACTTCTTGGGTATGGGCAAGAAGGAATTATATGTCTGCCAGTTTAACCTTTATCAACCTTGACACATTTTAATCCTGTGTGTTAAATTAGCCCCATTAGAGGATCTTCTTATTCCATATTGCAATCAAGATGGCACTTATAACCCATCCCCACCCTACCCCTCCCCTTGAAAGGGAGGGAAATAATTCCCCCTCTCCATCAGGGAGAGGGCCAGGGTGAGGGTGGGTCAAATTAGTGTTACCTTGAATGCAAATTAGAATTAGCAATATTATGAAAACTCATAAGTATTCCCCTTCATTGGAAAGTTTTATAGACAAGGCCAAAACGGGCAATCTTATCCCTATATTCAGGGAGATTATGGCTGATATGGATACGCCTGTTTCTGCTTTTAGAAAAATTGACAATGGCGGTCCTGCATTTCTGTTTGAGAGCGTTGAAGGTGGTGAAAAGTGGGGAAGATACAGCCTGCTTGGTGTGGAGCCAAAGGTTATTTTCAAGAGCAAGGGTGATAATATAGAGATTATTTCAGGTTCTGAAAAGGATACAAGAAAGGGCGACCCTATAACCATTTTAAAGGAAATGCTTTCCGGATACAGGCCTGTGCCCGCTGGAGATTTACCAAGATTCTATGGCGGGGCTGTAGGCTATATCGGATATGATATGGTCAGATTTTTTGAGAATCTTCCTGATACTGGATTGTCTGACATAGGCATATATGACGGTTTTTTTGTTATTACCGATACTGTCCTTGTTTTTGATAATCTTGAGCATAAGATAAAGGTTGTGGCCAACGCCTTTATTGGAGACAGGGATAACCCCGCTGATATTTATGAAAAGGCAGTTAAGAAGATAGATGCGCTGGTAGAGAGGCTGAAAACATCTTCGCCAGAGGCTCAGAGGCCCAGAGAGTCAAAGAGTCAAAGAGCCAAAGAAATAATTTCTAACTTTACAAAAGAGGAGTTTATTAACGGTGTGCTTAAGGTGAAGGAATATATTCAGGCAGGGGATGCTATTCAGGTTGTCTTATCTCAGAGGTTTGAGACAGGGCTTGATGTGGAGCCGTTTGACATCTACAGGGCGCTCAGGATTATAAATCCGTCGCCTTATATGTTTTACTTAAGGTTGGACGGTATTGAACTGGTCGGTTCTTCGCCTGAGATACTCGTGAGGGTTGAGGAAGGCGGGATTGATGTCCGGCCTATTGCAGGCACCAGGCCGCGCGGCAAAGATAAGGCAACTGATAAAAAGCTGGAAGAGGAGCTTTTAAAAGACCCGAAGGAACTGGCAGAACATATAATGCTTGTGGATTTGGGAAGGAATGATGTGGGAAGGGTTGCCGAAACAGGGAGCGTTTCTGTAAATGAGCTTATGGTTGTTGAAAGATATTCCCATGTCATGCATATAGTATC
Above is a window of Deltaproteobacteria bacterium DNA encoding:
- the trpE gene encoding anthranilate synthase component I, which translates into the protein MKTHKYSPSLESFIDKAKTGNLIPIFREIMADMDTPVSAFRKIDNGGPAFLFESVEGGEKWGRYSLLGVEPKVIFKSKGDNIEIISGSEKDTRKGDPITILKEMLSGYRPVPAGDLPRFYGGAVGYIGYDMVRFFENLPDTGLSDIGIYDGFFVITDTVLVFDNLEHKIKVVANAFIGDRDNPADIYEKAVKKIDALVERLKTSSPEAQRPRESKSQRAKEIISNFTKEEFINGVLKVKEYIQAGDAIQVVLSQRFETGLDVEPFDIYRALRIINPSPYMFYLRLDGIELVGSSPEILVRVEEGGIDVRPIAGTRPRGKDKATDKKLEEELLKDPKELAEHIMLVDLGRNDVGRVAETGSVSVNELMVVERYSHVMHIVSNVHGQLRQDKDSFDALRACFPAGTLTGASKVRAMEIIEEIEPCKRGAYGGSVGYFGFSGNMDMAITIRTLVIKNGKIYIQAGAGIVADSDPEKEYQETINKAKAMLRAVEMAREGLE